A genomic window from Streptomyces sp. HUAS YS2 includes:
- a CDS encoding DedA family protein: MDKIALTAGALYVIVLLRAGGTFAVGWLAGAGARRSRFAGRISSPKFLRAERAIQRWGAPVVAVSFLTVGFQTAANFLAGSMRMPLPRYLPALFLGGAAWALIYATAGLGVLEVLRRLFAEQTALGVSAVAGLLLAACGVVVYRRRRATVSSGDTAAEES; encoded by the coding sequence GTGGATAAGATCGCGCTCACAGCCGGAGCCCTGTACGTCATCGTCCTGCTCCGCGCCGGAGGGACGTTCGCCGTGGGATGGCTCGCCGGCGCCGGCGCCCGGCGCAGCAGGTTCGCCGGCCGGATCTCCTCGCCGAAGTTCCTGCGCGCCGAGCGGGCGATCCAGCGGTGGGGCGCACCGGTGGTGGCCGTCTCCTTCCTGACCGTCGGATTCCAGACCGCCGCCAACTTCCTCGCGGGAAGCATGCGCATGCCGCTGCCGCGCTACCTCCCCGCCCTGTTCCTGGGCGGAGCGGCCTGGGCGCTGATCTACGCGACCGCGGGGCTCGGCGTGCTCGAAGTGCTCAGGAGGCTCTTCGCCGAGCAGACGGCCCTCGGGGTGTCCGCCGTCGCCGGCCTCCTCCTGGCGGCGTGTGGGGTGGTCGTGTACCGCAGAAGAAGGGCGACCGTGTCCTCGGGTGACACCGCGGCAGAGGAATCCTGA
- a CDS encoding helix-turn-helix transcriptional regulator encodes MATERSTADILDAALHVREAARSATSVGTGVDTVLAALSEVIEYDHASLARWDPLRRRHTTLAGSYPDDATAYIETHLHHDPVFPVLRSPARGGLWLRDVPGQLLAASPGFQDVLRPLGIEDGVAQCLFAADGRYVGMLNVSTRRPRRAPDPARAVLTLLTEALTAAVDTPAAPPPEEVAAPDPAGNTRRPGGLSPRELQVLAELAAGRTNREIAERLYITPRTVGTHVEHILAKLDAPNRAAAAARAVAWGIEPSAV; translated from the coding sequence ATGGCAACGGAGCGGAGCACGGCGGACATCCTGGACGCGGCCCTCCACGTCCGAGAGGCCGCCAGGAGCGCCACGAGCGTTGGGACCGGCGTCGACACGGTCCTGGCGGCGCTGTCGGAGGTGATCGAGTACGACCACGCCTCTCTGGCCCGGTGGGACCCGCTGCGCCGGCGTCACACCACCCTCGCCGGGAGCTACCCGGACGACGCCACGGCCTACATCGAGACGCACCTCCACCACGATCCGGTGTTCCCCGTGCTCCGCAGCCCGGCCCGAGGCGGCCTCTGGCTCAGGGACGTCCCCGGGCAACTCCTGGCGGCGTCCCCGGGCTTCCAGGACGTGCTGCGTCCCCTGGGCATCGAGGACGGCGTGGCCCAATGCCTGTTCGCCGCCGACGGCCGGTACGTCGGCATGCTGAACGTCAGCACCCGCCGGCCCCGGCGCGCGCCCGATCCGGCGCGCGCCGTGCTCACCCTGCTCACCGAGGCACTCACCGCGGCCGTCGACACCCCCGCAGCCCCGCCGCCCGAGGAGGTCGCCGCGCCCGACCCCGCCGGGAACACGCGGCGGCCCGGCGGACTCTCGCCTCGGGAGCTCCAGGTCCTGGCCGAACTGGCGGCCGGCCGTACCAACCGGGAGATCGCCGAGCGGCTGTACATCACGCCCCGCACCGTGGGGACCCACGTCGAGCACATCCTCGCGAAGCTGGATGCCCCCAACCGCGCGGCCGCCGCCGCCCGAGCCGTCGCCTGGGGAATCGAACCCTCAGCGGTGTGA
- a CDS encoding DUF3626 domain-containing protein, with protein MDPALRVTLNFHPDRLLRGMAILEAMAEDGVYSSQFVTGTSNGGLTAHPGGDRWRWESRIFDTAYDAAAAHERPVYGALNFRRKPVGGAPRFGSAHFRLAADTLARTTFCYPDSFLEPSNFGVAARMGLIELALADRQDDLDDYIEAQVHGPVRLDRHVEALVLDPCYRGTEVEAAALRLGCPVEWHPGFRLGVEELRRRPDYRGQEYVDLGTRIAVDGVLDPRIVGDAERSGRHDPQAVKKVWHYLARFGAPGNPADSQVTPAPMEGATVEGLRP; from the coding sequence ATGGACCCGGCGCTGCGGGTGACCCTCAACTTCCACCCGGACCGTCTGCTGCGCGGCATGGCGATCCTGGAGGCCATGGCAGAGGACGGCGTCTACTCCTCGCAGTTCGTGACAGGGACCAGCAACGGTGGGCTGACCGCGCACCCAGGCGGCGACCGGTGGCGCTGGGAGAGCCGGATCTTCGACACGGCGTACGACGCAGCGGCCGCTCATGAGCGCCCCGTCTACGGAGCGTTGAACTTTCGTCGCAAGCCGGTCGGTGGGGCGCCGCGGTTCGGCTCGGCCCACTTCCGGCTGGCCGCCGACACGCTGGCGCGGACCACGTTCTGCTACCCGGACAGTTTCCTGGAACCTTCGAACTTCGGTGTCGCGGCCCGCATGGGACTCATCGAACTGGCCCTCGCCGATCGTCAGGACGATCTGGACGACTACATCGAGGCGCAGGTGCACGGGCCTGTCCGGCTCGACCGTCATGTGGAGGCGCTGGTTCTGGACCCCTGCTACCGAGGCACAGAGGTCGAGGCTGCGGCGCTGCGCCTCGGCTGCCCTGTGGAGTGGCACCCCGGCTTCCGACTCGGGGTGGAAGAGCTCCGCCGTCGTCCCGACTACCGCGGCCAGGAGTACGTCGACTTGGGCACGCGCATCGCGGTCGACGGCGTGCTCGATCCTCGTATCGTCGGGGACGCCGAGCGTTCCGGCCGCCATGACCCCCAGGCGGTCAAGAAGGTGTGGCACTACCTGGCGCGATTCGGGGCGCCCGGCAACCCCGCCGACAGCCAGGTGACTCCGGCACCGATGGAGGGGGCCACAGTCGAGGGCCTTCGTCCCTAG
- a CDS encoding hemerythrin domain-containing protein: protein MTERETTRLVAWSQELRQVHHRLREALSVTRASLAEGTPGEAATRELLLYCHGFCTALDGHHQGEDRTLFPAIAAAHPELRPVLRALEQDHSMIAHLLGGLRAAVERAAPPEELDQHLEGIAAIMENHFRYEERQLLTVLETLELAAVPGEVLGPI from the coding sequence GTGACTGAGCGCGAGACGACCAGGCTCGTGGCCTGGAGCCAAGAACTCCGTCAGGTGCACCACCGACTACGGGAAGCGCTGTCCGTGACCCGCGCCTCCCTCGCCGAGGGGACCCCCGGCGAGGCGGCCACCCGTGAACTGCTGCTGTATTGCCACGGCTTCTGTACGGCTCTCGACGGCCACCACCAGGGCGAGGACCGCACCCTGTTCCCGGCGATCGCAGCTGCCCACCCAGAGCTGCGCCCGGTGCTGCGCGCGCTCGAGCAGGATCACTCGATGATCGCCCACCTGCTCGGCGGGCTTCGTGCCGCGGTCGAACGGGCCGCGCCGCCTGAGGAACTCGACCAGCACCTCGAAGGCATCGCCGCGATCATGGAGAACCACTTCCGCTACGAGGAGCGGCAACTGCTCACCGTGCTCGAAACCCTTGAGCTGGCAGCCGTACCCGGGGAGGTGCTGGGCCCGATCTGA
- a CDS encoding ABC transporter permease, whose amino-acid sequence MIDATSSGKRTLAVPREEQEGRKDQEEQQTPGGGTFGGFAGAVACEWTKLWSVRASYLCLLAGLVVTAVFTYYYASIARINDHPVQPVGNAAAASVVVTQFAVVVLATVAVTSEYSTGTVRASLLWVPRRHRVQAAKALVAGLVVLLAGAVFAVVGTVVARVAFDGRASFDAGTTVGQILAVGVYQALVAVLTVGVAFSTRHPAGALSILVALLWGLPSVLLGLGSDALEAVNDAMPYGAGDHFMRVGGDAPYSSTAAVLIVAAWTAAAHVTGLYVLRRRDA is encoded by the coding sequence ATGATCGACGCGACTTCATCCGGGAAGCGGACGCTTGCGGTGCCACGGGAGGAGCAGGAGGGGCGGAAGGATCAGGAGGAGCAACAGACTCCAGGAGGGGGCACCTTCGGTGGTTTCGCCGGGGCCGTGGCATGCGAGTGGACGAAGCTCTGGTCCGTCCGGGCTTCCTACCTCTGCCTTCTGGCGGGGCTCGTGGTCACCGCCGTGTTCACGTACTACTACGCGTCGATCGCCCGCATCAACGACCACCCGGTCCAGCCCGTGGGGAACGCGGCCGCCGCCTCCGTCGTGGTCACCCAGTTCGCCGTCGTCGTCCTGGCCACGGTCGCGGTGACCTCCGAGTACTCGACGGGTACCGTGCGGGCTTCCTTGTTGTGGGTGCCGCGGCGGCATCGGGTCCAGGCGGCGAAGGCGCTGGTGGCGGGCCTGGTCGTCCTCCTCGCTGGTGCAGTGTTCGCCGTGGTGGGCACGGTCGTTGCCCGGGTGGCGTTCGACGGGCGGGCCTCGTTCGACGCCGGCACGACCGTCGGTCAGATCCTCGCGGTCGGGGTCTATCAGGCGTTGGTGGCCGTACTCACCGTCGGTGTGGCCTTCTCCACGCGGCACCCGGCCGGCGCGCTGTCGATCCTCGTCGCCCTGCTGTGGGGGCTGCCGAGCGTGCTCCTGGGGCTCGGCAGCGACGCGCTAGAGGCCGTGAACGACGCCATGCCGTACGGAGCGGGGGACCATTTCATGCGCGTCGGTGGCGACGCCCCGTACTCCTCGACGGCGGCCGTCCTCATCGTGGCGGCGTGGACCGCGGCGGCGCACGTGACCGGCCTGTACGTGTTGCGCCGCCGGGACGCCTGA
- a CDS encoding ABC transporter permease yields the protein MADATPSPPPAVHRLSLRQRLRRDKVMLLLTLPGLLYFVVFHYVPLLGYVVAFQDYQPYLGYMHSAWAGVSNFTSSFADPAFWSATGNTLKIALVQLVFFFPVPIALALLLHSIVSDKVRRFVQSVVYLPHFIGWVIIVSIFQQILGGAGVLPDLLGQLGLPRYDMTTDPDAFPWLLALQVAWKDAGWGTIIMLAALLNIDRGLYEASAIDGAGRWRRLWHVTLPGLSPVIVLLLILNLGQILSVGFEQVLLQRDAVGPDAGEVLDTYVFFHGIQNSEWGTAAAVGLVKAVIGTALVLGANTFAHRLGHEGVYRGADR from the coding sequence ATGGCTGATGCCACGCCTTCCCCGCCGCCGGCCGTCCATCGCCTGTCGCTGCGCCAGCGGCTCCGACGCGACAAGGTCATGCTGCTGCTGACCCTGCCGGGGCTGCTGTATTTCGTGGTCTTCCACTACGTGCCGCTGCTCGGCTACGTGGTCGCGTTCCAGGACTACCAGCCGTACCTGGGCTACATGCACAGCGCCTGGGCGGGCGTCTCGAACTTCACGTCCTCCTTCGCCGACCCGGCCTTCTGGTCGGCCACCGGCAACACGCTGAAGATCGCCCTCGTCCAGCTGGTGTTCTTCTTCCCCGTGCCCATCGCCCTCGCGCTGCTGCTCCACAGCATCGTCAGCGACAAGGTGCGCCGCTTCGTGCAGAGCGTCGTCTACCTGCCGCACTTCATCGGCTGGGTCATCATCGTCTCGATCTTCCAGCAGATACTCGGCGGCGCGGGGGTCCTGCCCGATCTCCTCGGTCAACTCGGCCTGCCACGCTACGACATGACGACCGACCCGGACGCCTTCCCCTGGCTACTCGCGCTCCAGGTGGCCTGGAAGGACGCGGGCTGGGGCACGATCATCATGCTCGCCGCCCTGCTCAACATCGACCGCGGTCTGTACGAGGCGTCCGCCATCGACGGTGCCGGCCGCTGGCGGCGCCTGTGGCACGTCACGCTCCCCGGCCTGTCCCCGGTGATCGTCCTGCTGCTGATCCTCAACCTCGGCCAGATCCTCTCCGTGGGCTTCGAACAGGTCCTGCTCCAGCGGGACGCGGTCGGCCCCGACGCCGGCGAGGTCCTCGACACGTACGTGTTCTTCCACGGCATCCAGAACAGCGAATGGGGCACGGCCGCCGCCGTCGGACTCGTCAAGGCGGTCATCGGCACCGCGCTCGTCCTCGGCGCGAACACGTTTGCCCACCGGCTCGGCCACGAAGGGGTGTACCGCGGTGCTGACCGCTGA
- a CDS encoding hydroxyacid dehydrogenase — MDPSHVESVFPPDVRARLLTTAELLCPGPVTDFSSAAARSVLAEVDVLVTGWGCPEIGTEALDAAPNLRAVIHAAGTVKTFLSPEVHSRGIVVSSAAAANAVPVAEFAFAAIVFGAKRAFSLAGSFRSRRTHRTPADLAAHPWLGTHRLTVGIIGASYTGRRLLGMLGMLDATVLLYDPYVSRAEAEREGWTLVDLDILAATSDVVSIHAPHTPDTHHLLDRRLLDLMRPGTVVVNTARGALVDTDALTEQLVAGRLDAVLDVTSPEPLPPDHPLWTLPNVFLTPHLAGALGNEVGRLGALAVDELARYARGEPFLYPVRHEDLARRA, encoded by the coding sequence ATGGACCCCTCGCACGTGGAGAGCGTCTTCCCGCCCGATGTGCGCGCACGGCTGCTGACGACCGCGGAGCTGCTGTGTCCCGGGCCCGTGACGGACTTCTCCTCGGCCGCGGCGCGGTCCGTCCTCGCCGAGGTGGACGTGCTGGTCACGGGGTGGGGGTGCCCCGAGATCGGAACCGAGGCCCTGGATGCCGCGCCGAACCTGCGGGCGGTGATTCACGCGGCCGGCACCGTGAAGACCTTCCTCAGCCCCGAGGTGCACTCCCGCGGCATCGTCGTCTCGTCGGCGGCCGCCGCCAATGCTGTCCCCGTCGCCGAATTCGCCTTCGCCGCCATCGTGTTCGGGGCCAAGCGCGCCTTCTCCCTGGCCGGCTCCTTCCGGTCGCGCCGCACCCACCGCACCCCCGCCGACCTGGCCGCCCACCCCTGGCTCGGGACGCATCGGCTGACCGTCGGGATCATCGGCGCGTCGTACACCGGCCGCCGTCTGCTCGGCATGCTGGGCATGCTCGACGCGACGGTCCTGCTCTACGACCCGTACGTGAGCCGCGCCGAGGCCGAACGCGAGGGCTGGACGCTGGTCGACCTCGACATCCTGGCCGCGACCAGCGACGTGGTGTCGATCCACGCGCCGCACACCCCCGACACGCACCACCTCCTGGACCGCCGCCTGCTGGACCTGATGCGCCCGGGGACGGTCGTGGTCAACACCGCGCGCGGCGCGCTCGTCGACACGGACGCGCTCACCGAGCAGCTGGTCGCCGGACGCCTCGACGCCGTGCTCGACGTGACTTCCCCCGAACCGCTGCCTCCCGACCACCCCCTGTGGACCCTGCCGAACGTCTTCCTCACCCCGCACCTCGCGGGCGCCCTGGGGAACGAGGTCGGCCGGCTGGGCGCGCTCGCGGTGGACGAACTCGCGCGCTACGCGCGCGGCGAGCCCTTCCTGTACCCGGTCCGCCACGAGGACCTGGCGCGCCGTGCCTGA
- a CDS encoding sensor histidine kinase, protein MWHPRIPPTRLVLADGALLAVLAGATAYGFRDAGGDASPVMDLLLPLAVLAVTVPLSRSRPAVAVLVVNGLCVLGLADSATPANAHVLSLAALSCLLGVRIARAGGPLVVLAACLGIDVAACAALRVPAVWWFYTLAVIPAALLLPWLAGRHWRGRRELVRDGWRLAQSLEERQHLVAERARLTERADIAADMHDSLGHALSLVALRAGALELSPDLTDRDRADLAELRGTIADAVEQLRQTITVLHEPRDAGTESPTAAGGPSVKDTVADLLGRAAASGVPVSWERRGAVPALPPLVERGMYRVVQEALTNAVKHAPGRAVRVGIDHATDHTRVSVVNAAAPEDGRTGHVDEQATSTGGRGLTGLRERVRVLGGSLHTGPHQGGFRVTAVLPHQAPARPLSQAAVTGTGRHTGHPSAPESAERLATVRRAARRRTVAAFAVPAAAAAFFVPAAAVLAWQLTTGVLAPSRYDALEPGRPRAELGPLLPARAFPYPPDHARSAPRPPGTDCEFYRSGRDLLDDVDLYRLCWSDGVLVAKDTLKAHRN, encoded by the coding sequence ATGTGGCACCCTCGCATCCCCCCGACCAGGCTCGTTCTCGCCGACGGGGCGCTGTTGGCCGTGCTCGCCGGTGCCACCGCATACGGGTTCCGGGACGCGGGCGGGGACGCGTCGCCGGTGATGGACCTGTTGCTCCCGCTGGCCGTGCTGGCGGTGACCGTACCGTTGTCCCGCAGCCGGCCGGCGGTGGCGGTGCTCGTCGTCAACGGGTTGTGCGTACTGGGCCTGGCCGACTCCGCGACCCCGGCCAACGCCCATGTCCTGTCGCTGGCCGCCCTGAGTTGTCTGCTCGGTGTGCGGATCGCTCGGGCCGGGGGACCGCTGGTGGTTCTCGCGGCGTGCCTGGGGATCGACGTCGCCGCCTGTGCCGCACTGCGGGTGCCGGCCGTGTGGTGGTTCTACACCCTGGCCGTGATACCCGCCGCGCTCCTGCTGCCGTGGCTGGCGGGACGCCACTGGCGCGGCCGGCGTGAACTCGTGCGGGACGGATGGAGGTTGGCCCAGAGCCTGGAGGAACGCCAGCACCTCGTCGCCGAGCGGGCGCGGCTCACCGAACGCGCGGACATCGCGGCCGACATGCACGACTCACTCGGCCATGCCCTGAGTCTGGTCGCCCTGCGCGCCGGTGCCCTGGAACTCTCTCCCGACCTCACCGACCGCGATCGCGCCGACCTCGCCGAGCTGCGCGGAACGATCGCCGACGCCGTCGAGCAGCTGCGGCAGACCATCACCGTCCTGCACGAACCACGGGACGCCGGGACCGAGTCGCCGACGGCCGCGGGCGGTCCGTCGGTCAAGGACACGGTCGCGGACCTCCTCGGCCGTGCCGCCGCCTCCGGGGTGCCGGTGAGCTGGGAACGGCGTGGAGCGGTGCCCGCACTGCCACCGCTGGTCGAACGGGGGATGTACCGGGTGGTGCAGGAAGCCCTCACCAACGCCGTCAAACACGCCCCCGGCCGCGCCGTCAGGGTGGGAATCGACCACGCGACCGACCACACGCGTGTGAGCGTCGTGAACGCCGCCGCGCCGGAAGACGGGCGGACCGGGCACGTCGACGAGCAGGCGACGAGCACCGGAGGCCGGGGACTGACAGGGCTTCGGGAACGGGTGCGGGTCCTCGGCGGCAGCTTGCACACCGGCCCGCACCAGGGCGGCTTCCGTGTCACCGCCGTCCTGCCCCACCAGGCCCCGGCCCGCCCCCTGTCGCAGGCAGCCGTCACCGGGACAGGCAGGCACACCGGCCACCCCTCCGCCCCGGAATCCGCCGAAAGGCTCGCCACGGTGCGGCGCGCCGCACGGCGCCGCACCGTGGCCGCGTTCGCGGTGCCCGCCGCCGCAGCGGCGTTCTTCGTCCCGGCCGCCGCCGTTCTGGCCTGGCAGCTGACGACCGGCGTACTCGCGCCGTCCCGATACGACGCGCTGGAGCCGGGACGACCCCGCGCCGAACTCGGCCCTCTGCTCCCGGCCCGCGCTTTCCCGTACCCGCCCGACCACGCCCGTTCCGCACCCCGGCCGCCGGGTACCGACTGCGAGTTCTACCGCTCCGGCCGCGACCTGCTGGACGATGTCGACCTCTACCGGCTCTGCTGGTCCGACGGCGTTCTCGTGGCCAAGGACACCCTGAAGGCCCACCGGAACTGA
- a CDS encoding HAD family hydrolase — protein MMKPIELVIFDCDGVLVDTERLAVRLQVVLGAELGWPLTADEVVERFIGRSKESIVDQLTERLGTETAGLWWSRLMQRHRDAVDLGIDPVDGLPEALAALTLPTCVASSGSHEKMRHTLGRTGLYDFFAGRIYSASEVPRGKPAPDLFLYAARRMGVDPAACAVVEDSGPGVAAARAAGMRAFGYAGGPTPAARLEGPDTIVFDDMRQLPDLLAVR, from the coding sequence ATGATGAAGCCGATAGAACTCGTGATCTTCGACTGCGACGGCGTCCTGGTCGATACCGAACGCCTCGCCGTACGCCTCCAGGTCGTGCTCGGAGCGGAACTCGGTTGGCCACTCACCGCCGACGAGGTGGTCGAGCGTTTCATCGGGCGGTCCAAGGAGTCGATCGTCGACCAGCTCACCGAGCGGCTCGGCACGGAGACCGCCGGGCTCTGGTGGAGCCGGCTCATGCAGCGCCACCGGGACGCGGTGGATCTCGGCATCGACCCGGTGGACGGACTGCCCGAGGCGCTCGCCGCGCTCACCCTGCCGACCTGTGTCGCCTCCAGTGGTTCGCACGAGAAGATGCGCCACACCCTCGGCCGCACAGGGCTGTACGACTTCTTCGCCGGCCGGATCTACAGCGCGAGCGAGGTGCCCCGCGGGAAGCCCGCGCCCGATCTCTTCCTGTACGCCGCACGGCGGATGGGCGTCGACCCGGCGGCATGCGCGGTGGTCGAAGACAGCGGGCCCGGCGTCGCGGCGGCCCGGGCGGCAGGGATGCGGGCCTTCGGCTACGCCGGAGGCCCGACGCCCGCCGCACGACTCGAAGGCCCGGACACCATCGTCTTCGACGACATGCGCCAACTGCCGGACCTGCTCGCCGTGCGGTGA
- a CDS encoding amidohydrolase, whose translation MDAYADLVFLGGRVVTVDAEFSVASALAVTGGIISAVGGRDDIVPLVGPDTRVVDLRGATLLPGINDSHLHGCAFGMATPPLSLDLGHPAVSSLADVTEAVREAVGRVPGGQWITGHGWDAGYLDECVADPSRLPSRCDLDAASPDHPVVLYSFSGHATWVNSKAMELIGIDRHSVAPPGGAIVVDEAGEPTGLLHEGAQALVQNALPPLSRQERTDAIRSTLATLARLGVTSYTEPGLGPGGDGIMRGALGAETLDVYRRLLADGELTARVGVLLLPTGMASTAEEFTRSLSTSASPTELTSPTELTSTTALGASGDADPRRLAIHGVKIFADGIVPNKTAWMHEPYVGGGCGALCVGGDLDDERVDEIRAMVRHAHAAGHQLGVHATGDRAIDTVTDAFAEAAAEHPRPDARHYVIHGDFITAHSMKLLAAHGFGVNMNPTIKWTVADMEEEFVGAGRAAYAWPYRDAIDAGVRVASGSDAPVTYPDWRQGVATMMLRESKATGRVSGPEQRIGLAEAIRTYTIDAAWQDFADDWKGSLEPGKVADLCVLDGDLLGADPHDIPGMPVVLTVVDGQVVHDTLRD comes from the coding sequence GTGGACGCGTATGCGGATCTGGTGTTTCTCGGCGGACGGGTCGTCACCGTCGATGCCGAGTTCTCCGTCGCCTCGGCCCTGGCGGTGACCGGTGGGATCATCAGTGCCGTCGGTGGACGGGACGACATCGTGCCGCTCGTCGGACCCGACACCCGTGTTGTTGACCTCCGCGGTGCGACGTTGCTTCCCGGGATCAACGATTCCCATCTGCACGGATGCGCCTTCGGCATGGCGACGCCGCCGCTCTCCCTGGACCTCGGCCATCCCGCCGTGTCCTCCCTCGCGGACGTGACCGAGGCGGTACGGGAGGCCGTAGGGCGGGTGCCGGGCGGGCAGTGGATCACGGGGCACGGCTGGGACGCCGGCTACCTCGACGAGTGCGTCGCCGATCCGTCGCGGCTGCCCTCGCGGTGCGACCTCGACGCCGCGAGCCCGGACCACCCCGTCGTCCTGTACTCGTTCTCCGGACACGCCACCTGGGTCAACTCCAAGGCGATGGAGCTCATCGGGATCGACCGGCACAGCGTCGCGCCGCCCGGCGGGGCCATCGTCGTGGACGAAGCCGGGGAGCCGACCGGGCTGCTCCACGAGGGGGCACAGGCCCTCGTCCAGAACGCGCTGCCACCGCTCAGCCGGCAGGAGCGGACCGATGCGATCAGGTCGACGCTCGCCACGCTCGCCCGGCTCGGCGTGACCAGCTACACCGAGCCCGGCCTCGGCCCCGGCGGCGACGGCATCATGCGGGGCGCGCTCGGTGCGGAGACCCTCGACGTCTACCGCCGGCTGTTGGCCGACGGCGAACTGACCGCCCGCGTCGGCGTCCTGCTCCTGCCCACCGGAATGGCAAGCACCGCCGAGGAGTTCACCCGCAGCCTCTCCACGTCCGCCTCGCCCACCGAGCTCACCTCGCCCACCGAGCTCACCTCGACCACCGCCCTCGGCGCGTCCGGCGACGCGGATCCGCGCCGCCTCGCGATCCACGGGGTCAAGATCTTCGCCGACGGCATCGTCCCCAACAAGACTGCCTGGATGCACGAGCCGTACGTCGGCGGCGGCTGCGGCGCCCTGTGCGTCGGTGGCGACCTCGACGACGAACGGGTCGACGAGATCCGGGCCATGGTCCGCCACGCCCACGCCGCCGGGCATCAGCTCGGCGTCCACGCCACCGGCGACCGGGCCATCGACACCGTCACCGACGCCTTCGCCGAAGCCGCTGCCGAGCATCCGCGGCCCGACGCCCGCCACTACGTCATCCACGGCGACTTCATCACCGCGCACAGCATGAAGTTGCTGGCCGCGCACGGCTTCGGCGTCAACATGAACCCCACCATCAAGTGGACCGTCGCCGACATGGAGGAGGAGTTCGTCGGTGCGGGACGGGCCGCGTACGCATGGCCCTATCGCGATGCCATCGACGCAGGAGTGCGGGTCGCGAGCGGGTCCGACGCCCCCGTCACGTACCCGGACTGGCGCCAGGGCGTCGCCACCATGATGCTGCGCGAGTCGAAGGCCACCGGCCGGGTCAGCGGCCCGGAACAGCGCATCGGCCTCGCCGAGGCGATCCGTACGTACACGATCGACGCGGCCTGGCAGGACTTCGCCGACGACTGGAAGGGCTCCCTGGAGCCGGGCAAGGTCGCCGACCTCTGCGTGCTCGACGGGGACCTGCTCGGCGCCGACCCGCACGACATCCCGGGGATGCCCGTCGTCCTCACCGTCGTGGACGGGCAGGTCGTGCACGACACGCTTCGCGATTGA
- a CDS encoding carbohydrate ABC transporter permease encodes MEKPTRAGLIGKGIVLTLVVAAVAYPLLGVIGTSFASQSDIIRSPGLVLWPDHPTTEAYRTVLGGGIVTHALLISIGVTLVGTACSVLVTIGMAYGLSRRDVTGSRFILMTALFTMLFDPGIIPKFLTVKELGLYDTLAALVMPTLVSAFNLVVLRSFFMNLPEELYDAAKVDGAGDLRILIQVVLPLSKAVLAVISLFYAVTYWNAFFNAMLYLNDSENWPLAMVLRTFVLQGQSLEGASAGESLAPQQSVQMAVLVIAVVPILCVYPFLQRYFTKGVLTGAIKG; translated from the coding sequence ATGGAGAAGCCCACGCGGGCGGGCCTGATCGGCAAGGGGATCGTCCTCACCCTGGTCGTCGCGGCCGTCGCCTACCCCCTGCTCGGCGTGATCGGCACGAGCTTCGCCTCGCAGAGCGACATCATCCGGAGCCCGGGGCTCGTGCTCTGGCCCGACCATCCGACCACCGAGGCGTACCGCACCGTCCTTGGCGGCGGAATCGTCACGCACGCGCTGCTCATCAGCATCGGCGTGACGCTGGTGGGGACGGCGTGCAGCGTCCTGGTGACCATCGGCATGGCCTACGGGCTGTCCCGTCGCGACGTCACCGGCTCCCGCTTCATCCTGATGACGGCCCTGTTCACCATGCTCTTCGACCCCGGCATCATCCCCAAGTTCCTCACCGTCAAGGAACTCGGCCTCTACGACACGCTCGCGGCCCTCGTCATGCCGACGCTGGTCAGCGCCTTCAACCTCGTCGTCCTGCGCTCCTTCTTCATGAACCTGCCCGAAGAGCTGTACGACGCCGCGAAGGTCGACGGCGCCGGCGACCTCCGCATCCTGATCCAGGTGGTCCTGCCGCTGTCCAAGGCGGTCCTCGCCGTCATCAGCCTCTTCTACGCGGTGACGTACTGGAACGCCTTCTTCAACGCCATGCTCTACCTCAACGACAGCGAGAACTGGCCGCTGGCGATGGTCCTGCGCACCTTCGTCCTGCAAGGCCAGTCCCTGGAGGGCGCCTCCGCCGGCGAGTCGCTCGCCCCGCAGCAGTCCGTCCAGATGGCCGTCCTCGTCATCGCCGTCGTGCCCATCCTCTGTGTCTACCCCTTCCTGCAGCGCTACTTCACCAAGGGCGTGCTGACCGGAGCGATCAAAGGCTGA